ccgacgcaccttcggggagtgggaagtcggtcgatcctcTGCCAGCCGATCATccttcgtcacccgacgccatGGGGGCCCTCCCTCGGCCGgacgcccaggccctgacgtcggagatggaCGGCAGacttgagcccgaccgagtctcgaccgacggTGCGGCAGCAGCGGACGCTGGTCGCTCGGGTTCGTgagcctcctcccgatcctcctcaGCCGGCTGGGCGGCCGACGCGCCATCGACCGACTCAGCCGCCCTTCTTTCGGGCGAAGCGCCaccctcgcccgacggtccctcggacgggacttcgacaagcactgtcggtgccgacagtgcgatgacgggctccgcccccgacccagtcggttcgctcggcggagctacgtggggcctcttgggaggccgcgatggcccagccccttgtgccggcctcttccggacggcgtactgacgtacgtcggccGCCGTCAGTCGTGATCTCGGTGGCATATCTGTAAACAACGACGGACGGTCAGCGCcatgaagaaaaaatgaaaagaagaaaaaggggaagaaaaatgaaaaaccgacctaagcgagggaccgggctgaggccggcgtcatacagggcctgctcggtgacgagctccctctgcttcggcaccgagatatcttttagccggtggaagtcttcccgatcttcgccttccacccgactgttctcgttcggttcGGTTCGAGGATTCCCCCAACGAACAGGAAACTCCCAAGGAGTGGAAGACGatgcaaagaagaactggttcttccatccgtgaatggacgacggaagaccagtgatgaaggaaagccccttccgaggattgaagtaccaccaccctcgggctttagggtggagtcggaggatgaagaaggctcggaagagggagatccgagggtcagtcggcaaaagccgacactgAAGAGCAaagctgactattagccgaactgagttcggcgtgAGTTGTGCCGGGCACAGTCCGTAATAGTCGAGAATGTTTCAGACAAACTCTGGGACCGAAAAATGAAGGTCGGTCTGGAGGTCCtccacgtagaaggccacctggccctcaggcagGCTATTGACCCGACCATCGGCACCATGGGCGAACAGACGAAACTGCCccgggatgcgatattgctccTGGAGCCGATCgatgttcggccccgaaagtgaagaaacctccacctccggggtcgatcgagtgtcgtcagtcggctctcccgatCGACCACCTCGTGGAGACGTTCTGGCCATGGACTGAGAAAAAAGGCAAGAAATGAAGGAGGAGATGGTAAAGGTGATGATGGCCtatagaagaagaagacggaactccTAAGGAGAAGGGAAGCGAAGAAGAGTACCTAGAATGAGGGAttacgcgggcagagtctcgacagcaaagtaacgggggggggggggggggtaaaaactgaatatgggcgaccctgtatatatagtacccccgacggtcgagatgaaggtgcGACCAACGAGAAGTCCCCAGATCTTGCCATGTGGCGTCATCCGAGGCAtccgtcggcccgacggttcgacgcacccatcctcagatcgagccacatCACCTCAATCCGCTCCAACGGATCCGTCCCAACGGCCACATGCCACGTGGCACAGAGGCCGTGACGTTTCGCATCCCCGAAGGGGCGGCGGGAACGATGGTTTTTCTTCCCGATGGGACGATACGTCTGACACCTATGGGACGTCCGACACCGACATGACACCTGGCGTcgatgggacgtctgacaccgactggacatCTGATGCCAGCGAATCGCCCGGCATTCATGGGATGCCTGACACCatatcaacccgcggtacggtcggaacttGATACACCGAAGATCCACTCCTTTTCCTCCGACGCGACATCGGCCAGTGCGCcgtccgacttaggagtggaggggggcaactgttggggaataccgaccgaccccgctcatgccGACTTATGATCGGGCatatccgaccgaccgaccgaccgatcgtcgggtgccattaccgaccgatcgacggctcTCTACCGATCGAGGATATGTcagtcgggcagaccttttccgcCCTCCTCACCGGCTGCACCAGGGGGTCCGATGCACGACTCCcacgacgtgcccgactgaccgtcggaggggtccgaatctccatTTGACACCCCtcagctggccgccgacctagggtcggtcgactcctccaatcgtcgtactactgccagagactgtcagtcctgacaacagcacgcggccctgccgcctaggggcattatcccacatagggtatgggtcaaccctagcgacttgacagccccacggtgatttgacatctttacggcgactctgacagtctacagtgaattgacaattcttcaattatccgcgccattaatgacggcgccataccatgctccactatatatatcggggaaggcaacagtgctagaggtcccttcgaaacttttgggcttgctccctctctctctcttttcctttctcgttgagctccttgttttcttttcactgttgcctagtctcttctctgacttgaccgtcggagggtccccgccggagccgcctccggtcagcgtgaactttcttttgcaggcgctcgttcccgacgatcaggcgacgaggggattggctgcaacagttttttctttaaaatttagattCACAATCCGGAGTTGGACTAGTATATTATTTTCATTATCTAGATCGactcaaattttaattttaacttGATAAAGCTGAATGCAAACTTGATATAATCATGAGTATAATTATCAAGTCAATAGAAAAGATTGTGTTCATCTAGTTTCAAAATTAGGTTGGGCTAGACTTGATTAGATAATAAAGAAACAGAGCTTTTGATCTCGAACTTAGGCTCAGGATCATAGTTCTGTACCGAACCTGATCAGACGCAGGCTCCAACAAGCTTGAAATAATTACATCCTAAAACATGAGCCAACAATGGAAAAAGGTAAGTCCATCAATACTAGAGTTAACGGAATCTGAGTTAAACACAAAAGTGTCACAACCCCCACAGCAACAGTTACAGCCACCTGCTAATGTTTTTTTTActgttattaatttttatttattcctattagaaaaattaaaaaaaacaaatTCCTTCTCTATCCCTGCTGCCAGTTTTGTGTGTCTTTGAAAACCGACAAAGAATGGAAACATTGGCTACCACGACGTTTCCTGTCTCATTGTTTTCGCGTGCATCATTTGACATAATGCTTGCATGCAATAATAGAGTAGGATTGGGACTTTAATTTGGTTCTCAAGTTGTCACCTTTGAATTTGATCGTCAAAGTAGTGGGCTGTGGCGTGTATGATGTGTGTCTCTAAATTATTATTTTCTCACTTGGGGAACGTAGAAGTGAAATGGCAAGCACTTGGACCCTTCAAAAATTTACTATGTTCTGTCAAGCAAGCTCTATATGGACTCATCAAAACCATTCCCAACGCTCAGGCTCTAGCTCTATAATTGATTTGCTAACTTACCATCAAATTGTGAaccaaacaaaacaaaaatagtATATTCTAAGACTCACTTAATTATGAGTACTGAGCCAAACATGAACAATTATTGTTTTGGTAAAATTAATAAGAATGGGCCTGAGCATTCGCGTCATTCATTAAATATGTCCCACGGTCTAGACTTGTTACCTGACACGCGTGGGAACCACTGAGCTGTCCACCAGACAAACAGCCATCGCACGCTAATATTGCCAGGAGACTCCAAGGGAATGGGGCGCATGCACTCGCTTAACGAGCGGCTAAGATAGTTGAAAGCCATCCATTCTTGAACCTTCCCGACCCATTAAGCCATCCAAAGCAGACCATCTAGGAACCATCCCTACCCAACTCCGCGGCCACCACTCCGCGTCTTGTCCTTTCTCTATATTTCATCGCCAACCATGACACCTACTAGAAGTCCCCTGTCCATTAAACTGCAATATTTCAGAGCTCATTGGTCCAAGACTCGAAACTTTCACGCAGACACAGAAGACGAGAAGGGTATGGAATGGATCCCACCAGCTGTCTAAGACTAGAAAGGCGTGGAATGGATCCTACCAGCTGTCTAGAATTCCACTCCATATAGTGTGTTGCACATTGTCTCACGAAGGTGAGACGAAGCCCCCTTTCCCTTATTTATTTTATCCCAAGTGATCGATAATCATTTAACGCACTCGCCCCTCCTCACCTATTTATATCCCCTTCCCCACTCATCCAACTCCATCGATCAAACACCTCTCCTTTCTTCCGTGCTCCGAGACCTTCCCCCTTCCCAAATAATGGCTTCAACTCAAGTAGCTAGCGCGACCCTTCTAGGGGTAGTAGTACTAGTCATGAGCTTAGCCCAAGTGTGCATGGGATCCAGAAAGCTAGCCACCTTGGTCCAACCAACACCACTCAAATACCACAATGGAGTAGTGCTCCAAGGTGACGTCCCCATCTCCATCCTTTGGTATGGCAAGTTCACCCCAacccagaagtccatcatctccgACTTTCTCCTCTCCCTCACTCCCCAGCCCTACCAAAAGCTATCAAGCCCTTCTGTATCTCAGTGGTGGAACACCATTGATGAGTTCTATTTGAGCAAGGCTGGAATCAAGAGCCCAAAGAAGAGCCAAATCCTTTTGGCTGGCCAAGTCTCGGACGAGATATGCTCTTTGGGCAAGTCCCTTACGAGAGACCAAATCTCCGAGCTGGCGGCCAAGGCTGGCACGAAGAACGGCGGGATCGCGCTGGTTTTAACGGCCGAGGATGTGACGGTCGAGGGGTTCTGCATGAGCCGGTGTGGGCTCCATGATTCGGACCGGAAGGCCGGCTCGAGCTACATCTGGGTCGGGAACCCGGCGACGCAGTGCCCGGGTCAGTGCGCCTGGCCCTTCCACCAGCCAGTCTACGGGCCACAGACCCCGCCGTTAGTGGCGCCTAACGGCGACGTCGGGATTGACGGCATGGTGATGAACCTGGCGAGCATGATGGCCGGCACGGTGACCAACCCGTTCGGTGACGGATTCTACCAGGGCCCGAAGGAAGCGCCGTTGGAGGCGGCGACGGCGTGTCCCGGGGTTTATGCCAAGGGGGCATATCCGGGATATCCCGGGGATTTGTTGGTGGACGCCACGACGGGGGCGAGCTACAACGCGAATGGGGCCCGCG
This genomic window from Elaeis guineensis isolate ETL-2024a chromosome 13, EG11, whole genome shotgun sequence contains:
- the LOC105056796 gene encoding protein PHOSPHATE-INDUCED 1, giving the protein MASTQVASATLLGVVVLVMSLAQVCMGSRKLATLVQPTPLKYHNGVVLQGDVPISILWYGKFTPTQKSIISDFLLSLTPQPYQKLSSPSVSQWWNTIDEFYLSKAGIKSPKKSQILLAGQVSDEICSLGKSLTRDQISELAAKAGTKNGGIALVLTAEDVTVEGFCMSRCGLHDSDRKAGSSYIWVGNPATQCPGQCAWPFHQPVYGPQTPPLVAPNGDVGIDGMVMNLASMMAGTVTNPFGDGFYQGPKEAPLEAATACPGVYAKGAYPGYPGDLLVDATTGASYNANGARGRKYVVPALFDPSTGSCSTLV